The Gloeocapsopsis sp. IPPAS B-1203 region TCTCGTGTTGTCGTTGTGGTGAATTTGGGCGATCGCCATCTGACAAACTACTGTGTGAAAAACTTACCGACTGATGGAGCTTGGCACGAGTGGATAAGTGATACAGTAGCTCAAGCTTCAGAAAATAACTTGTACGTAGATTTATTAGAGTACGAAGCTAAGGTGTTTGGATCTCAGTAGCAACCTTCACATCAAATCAAGCTGTGATAACATGAGAGATTGCTGCATTATATTTATTTAACCGAGTAAATCATGGCTTTGACGCAAGAGCGTAAACAAGAGCTAATCTCTAGCTACCAAGTTCACGAAACCGATACAGGCTCAGCGGCTGTTCAAATTGCGATGCTGACTGAGCGAATTAACCGTTTGAGCGAACATCTCAAAAGTAATAAGAAAGATCATTCTTCTCGGCGGGGATTGTTAAAAATAATTGGTCAGCGCAAGCGTCTGTTATCCTATTTGCAAACAGAAGATCGAGAACAATATCAAAATCTCATTGGTCGCCTCGGTATTCGTGGTTAGGGAGTAATTGAGTTCATGACACCTGAACCTGAAAATAAGCGTTTGCCCTTTGAACCTAGTAAAAAACGGCAAAAAACGGCAAAAACAAAAAAAGCTCCAGTTGTTAAAAGTAAAGAAGTAGAAACTAAGAACAAGCAAGAACCACAGGTAACTCGAGAACAAATGGCAGTACCGAAAGTGGTGAGCGATCGCATGGCGCGACGCATGGCAGCTTTTTGTGGCGTACCGACAGCATTAGGTATGACTACATTTATTGTCAGCTACTTAATTGTGAGCAACGGCTGGTTTAAATTGCCAACTGTAGCAGTTTTGCTAGTCAGCACGGGCTTTTTTGGTTTAGGTGTATTGGGTTTATCTTACGGCGTTATTTCTGCTTCCTGGGATGAGGAAACTGTCGGAAGCTTGCTAGGCTGGCAAGAATTCACCAGCAATTGGGGTCGGATATTGTCAGCTTGGCGCTCAAGGCGGCAAAAAAAGAGTTCTGAATTTTGATTTTTGTTAGCGTAGCGGTGCCTTAGCACGTTTTGAGTTAATTTTAGACAAAGTACTAGGTTTTGAGTTTTGAAGTATGAGTTATATCAAGTCTCTATAAATCGGGCATACCTTGCAAAGGGAAAATAAAGAATGACGAATTAGTATTAACCCTATTGATATAAGAGGTTGAATAATTTGTGATTCACTCAAAACTTAGACATTTATAACTCATAACTGACCTATCCGGAACGCTATATTTGAATTATGTAGGGTTTATTTATAGAGCAATAGCAATCAACTGAGCAAGGAATTAACATGATTGTAGTCATGAAAATCGGCTCTCCTGAAGTCGAGATTGCACGTATAAGCGAAGAACTTACTACGTGGGGTTTAACGCCAGAAAAAATTGTAGGCAAGCACAAAGTTGTGATCGGATTAGTGGGAGACACTGCAAGCCTAGACCCATTGCAGCTACAAGAAATTAGTCCTTGGATTGAACAAGTGTTGCGCGTAGAGCAGCCGTTTAAGCGAGTGAGTCGTGAATTCCGTCATGGCGAAGCTAGCGAGGTAGCAGTTGAAACCCCTAACGGTACAGTTTATTTTGGACAACATCATCCTGTAGTCGTCGTTGCTGGACCTTGCTCGGTAGAAAATGAAGCAATGATTGTCGAAACAGCACGGCGTGTTCAAGCTGCAGGAGCAACATTTCTACGCGGCGGGGCTTACAAACCAAGAACTTCGCCTTATGCGTTCCAAGGTCATGGTGAAAGTGCTTTAGAACTATTAGCAGCAGCACGCGAAGCAAGTGGATTAGGAATTATTACGGAAGTCATGGATGCGGCTGACTTGGACAAAATTGTTGAAGTTGCAGACGTCGTTCAAGTGGGTGCGCGGAATATGCAAAATTTCTCGCTGTTGAAAAAAGTAGGAGCGCAACCAAAGCCTGTACTCCTCAAGCGGGGAATGTCCGCAACAATTGAAGAATGGTTGATGGCGGCTGAATATATCTTAGCTGCGGGAAATCCTAATGTTATTTTATGCGAACGCGGAATTCGGACGTTTGATCGACAGTATGCACGCAATACGCTTGATTTAGCAGTTATTCCAGTATTGCGATCGCTCACGCATTTACCAATTATGATCGATCCCAGCCACGGTACAGGTAAAGCAGAATACGTTCCGGCAATGTCGCTAGCAGCAGTTGCAGCAGGTACTGATTCATTGATGATTGAAGTCCATCCTAATCCAGCAAAAGCTTTATCAGATGGACCACAATCTTTGACACCAGAACGTTTTGACAGCTTGATGCAAGAACTCAGCGTTATTGGTAAAGCTGTATCGCGTTGGCAAGAACCAGCGATCGCATTGTCACGTTAGACTTCATGTATGAATCACAGACGCCCTCTGACTAAAGTCGGGGCTACTCAAGCGAAGTGTGCCTCCGCACACTCTCAAGTTTAAGTTTTATTTAGGAAGTCCACGGAGGTGGACTTAATTTGTCTAGTAGCGAATTTGTTCGCACTCGCATTCTATCCCTAACGACGGCGTCCGCCACTACTGCGGAAACCACCGCTGCTGCGGCTGCGGCTTGAGCCAAACGAACGGCTGCTACCAAAACTTCCAGAAGAAGGACGTCGGTTGTAGTTAGAGTTACCAGAACGCAAATTACTTGCACCAAATCCTGAACCGCTAGGACGGTTAGTTGTGGTAGTGCGCGGAGCAGTCCGTCGCGTGGTTGTAGACGGTTGACTATAACTTGGTGTTCTGATGCGCCCTGTTGTGCGGAAATTAGACCGTCGGTTTCTTTCTGCAAGCGGTGCTGCATTATATCGCGATTGATAGCGGTCAACTGCTTGACCATAAGAGCTACCATAACCACCATAGCCTGTAATCACAGATGCTCCTGGTCGATACAATGGTGGTACGTAGTACTGCGGTCTAAATAATAAGCTACCAATGGCTTGACCAGCTAAAGCACCAGCAAACGGCGACCAAAAACCCGTCTCGCGACGAACAACTACAGTTTCTTGCTGTCCAGTTTGGGGATTTGTCTGAGTTTCTGCAACATTATGGACGTATTCGATTTTAAAGTCTTCCGTTAAGTACAGTACTGGTTGACCATTTTCTACTTGGAGATAGCTTTTTTGACCAGCTTTGATGTCTTCATCTGTTAGCCGCGCCATCTGCAAATTAGCTGTAGTAAAGGTTGGGGGTGTACCAGGAGGAGTATTGAGTAAAAATAAACTATACTCTCCTGTTGCATCATCGTAAGTAGCTTGCTGAACAGGGTATTGTCCATCACTCAGCCGAGTATTCGTCGTCACTGGAGAAGCAACATTTCTCACCTGTGAAGCATTAGATTCTGGTCTACCACCACAGGCGATCGTTGTCCAGCACAAAGTTATGGTTAAAAAAATCAGTGTAACTCGCCGCAAGATTGTCATCATATTTTCAAAAATCAGCTTATTTCGAGATTAACAAGATCTCAACTCTTCTGACATCTGGCTATTGTAGGGACTTCAATTGATTACAAAGGAACCAACTCAGGAAAATATTGCAGCAACTGGTCATTGGTCAACTCGTCACCAAATTGCGCCGGAGAAAAATGCACTTGAATTCCTCGCAGTTTTTCTTGATAATGCAAATTAATTAAAGCTTTTAACCCAGCTTTCAGGGCGGTAACATCAGCTAAATTTGTTTCTAATTCAGGAACTTCACCTTCAAAAGCCGCAGTCACCATGACAACAACATTACGAGTTGCTGGTAGCGATAATGGTTCATTTAAGTCAGCATCACCATCTAAGTCTACTTCACTTAAGTAACGCTGCGCTGAGTCAGTAAACAACTCGTTGAAGTAATCGCCAGCTTCACCTTCATCCCAAAAAACATCACCCTCATTAGCCGCAGAAAGCCAGTATTCATCGTATTGTAGTAAGCTTTGGCAAACTTCTACTAGTCCTTCTCCTAGAACTTCTAAATCGCCCTCTGTATCAATTGCCTCGCGTGCGGTACGATTTAATATTCCCAAGAGTGGTGCGACATCAGAACCCGCAAGATGGACAAAAATACGACAGACCACAAAGCGGGTGCGATTCGTCATCCGATTTAAGCGATCGCGCCATGCATTCATTTATCATATCCTCACGATTTACAAAAATGATTTAATGCCTACTAATATCAAATCTGGTTAATGACTTGCAATTAAAGTGGCTAGTAGCTAGTGACTAGTGACTCAATGGTAGTCTGGTTATTCAATTAGAGATGATATAAGTTAGCAAAGCATCCATTATGAATATTGGCATTGTTGGTCTTGGTTTAATTGGTGGTTCTTTAGGTTTAGATTTAAGATTGCAAGGATACCGTGTATTAGGCGTCAGTCGCCGAGAACAAACCTGCGAGCAAGCGATCGCCTGTGGTGCAGTTGATACCGCAAGTGTTGACTTGGCAACGCTTAAAGCTACTGATCTCATCATTATTTGCACGCACATCGCGGCAATTTTGCCTACAGTACAACAACTCATTCCCCATTTATCTCCTGCTACAGTTCTAACTGATGTCGGTTCAGTCAAAGTTCCTGTCGTGGAAGCAATCGCACCGTTGTGGGAAAATTTTGTTGGCGGACACCCAATGGCGGGGAAATCAGAAAGTGGTCTTGGCGCCGCACAAAAACAGTTATTTGTCAATAATCCATATGTGCTCACTCCCATTGCGTCAACACCAGCAAGCGCAGTGCAAATTGTCGAGGAAGTTGCGCGATCGCTCCAAGCAAAAATTTACCACTGTCGCCCAGAAGATCACGACCGTGCAGTCAGTTGGATTTCGCACTTACCAGTGATGGTGAGCACTAATTTAATTGCAGCGTGTATGAGTGAAAGTAACCCTGAAGTCTTAACTCTAGCGCAGAATTTAGCTAGTTCTGGATTTCGCGATACAAGCCGCGTCGGTGGTGGTAATTCAGAGTTGGGTGTGATGATGGCACGCTACAATCGTCAGGAATTACTGCGATCGCTACAGTACTATCGCCAACACTTAGATGATTTGATTGCGATCGTCGAGCAAGAAAACTGGGAAGCTTTAGAACAACAATTAAAGTCTACACATGCCGCCCGAACTCGCTTTCTCAAAGAGTGAGCTTGAGTTTAATGATAGGTTCACAACAGTTTACCTTAACAACATTTTATATATTCAATGGGGTTATCATCGCACTAACATGAAAACGATGAAAACAGGTATTAGTTCAGTCATTTGGGTACATTACATAAGTATCATCTGTACTCAAGCTACTCCTCGTATTTTAGTTTTTTGTAACTACAAACTCAGTGTTTTGTTTACGATAAAATTTGTATGACGGCAAGTAGTGATACCCGCAAAAGACAACAGTAAGTGCCTTGCAACTAAAGTAAATAGGTAAAGAAGTTAGGAAATACTATCTTTTTCCGTGCTTTAAGAAGTGGATACGTGTTGATTGAATTAGCAATAATCTTTCAATGTGAATACAAAAACTGTTACTCAGAATAATTTCATTGAAGTGCAATAAAGTTGTCACAAAAATGACATAGTAGCTGTTTAAACTAAAACTAAGTTAAATGGGAAACTATCAAGATATCAAGACAGTCAACAATCTATAAAGAGCTTTGCTAAAACAGTATTTGTATTTTTGTATCTAGTCATCATTGATTTGCTGTAAGTGAGACATATGGACAACAACCCACAAGAAACAAGACAATTACATCACAACTCCTCGATTTCTCCCTGGCGGAAAACAGCGAGTTACGTATCAATGATGCTACTGGGAGCGGGTGTTGCTTTTTCAGGAAGTAATCTCGCAACGCGAATGCAGTCATCATCGATCTCAACACCGATTAGTCCCGCGATCGCTGCACCTATCCCAACAACAGACCCTAACTTTGTCGCTAATGTTGTCGAAAGAGTTGGACCTGCTGTCGTGCGCATTGAATCATCACGAACTGTTACTACGCGAGTTCCTGATGTCTTTGACGATCCGTTTTTCCGGCGGTTCTTTGGTTCGCAAATTCCCCGAACGCAACAAAGAGTGCAACAAGGAACAGGCTCAGGATTTATTATTAGTGCAGATGGACGCATTTTAACGAATGCTCACGTTGTTGATGGTGCGCGCAGTGTCAGTGTAGTTCTCAACGATGGACGCCGCTTTACTGGTCAAGTGTTGGGCACAGATCCAGTGACAGATGTTGCTGTAATTAAAATTGACGCAGCTCGACTACCAACATTGACAATGGGTAACTCAGATCAACTGCGTCCAGGAGAATTTGCGATCGCGATCGGTAATCCTTTAGGATTAGATAACACAGTAACAACTGGAATCATTAGTGCAACAGGTCGTACTAGTAATCAAGTCGGTGTCGCTGATAAGCGCGTACAATTTATTCAAACTGACGCAGCCATTAATCCTGGGAACTCAGGTGGACCTTTGCTCAATGCTCGTGGTGAAGTTATTGGGATGAATACCGCAATTCTACGCGGCGCTCAAGGCTTGGGTTTTGCGATTCCAATTAACACTGCACAAAATATTTCTAACCAATTGATTGCGAATGGTCGAGTTGAACATCCCTATGTTGGGGTTCAAATGGTAGCACTATCACCTGAGTTGCGGCAAGAAATCAACAGTAATCCTAATAATGGTCTAAGAATTACTGACGATCGTGGCGTTTTGATTGTGAGGGTTCTTCCAGGTTCCCCCGCAGCCCGCGCCGGACTCCGTGCTGGTGATGTGATTCGTCGAGTTAATGGTCAAGAAGCAGCAACAGCTGAAGTCGTCCAAAGAGCAGTAGAAAATACTAGAGTCGGCGGACAATTACAACTAGAAGTAAGTCGTGGTGGTAGAAATGTCAACCTTGCTCTAAATACTGGTGCTTTTCCTAGTCAGCTACAGTCTCAAAATTAAAGCTACCAACAGGCGAAAACGTTTCTATAGATAAAATTGACAGGGGCGAAAACACTTGTCCCTGTTTTTTCTTGTATGCGTAATAGAGTGGAGCTAATCTTGAGGAAATAAGTAGGCGATCGCTGTAAAAGCGAACATAGTGACTAAACTGACTAAAAAGAATGCAAAAAAGAAATGATACATAACCAAAAAATTACTTATTTTGAGCTTTAGAATTTATGATTGAATTTCACAGCTCAAAAATCGTGACCTCCTCATGAATAATCTATTCATAGTTTGACTTGCACAAGCATTAGGTGAGTCTAAACACCGTTTGTTGTGCTCTATAAGGTAGGCTCACTAAGTCAAACATGAAACTTGAGGTAGGAATATTACCTGCTCATTGCTATAGCTGCAAACTATTGTTTGCTCAGCAGAACAAATACTCACTACATGGTTGTACAAAAATTTGATGCACCCATGAAATACAACCAGTAAACCTTATATGAAAAAGCAAATTTAATCTTGCAACTCTTTTGCTGTCCAATTCTCAAGTTGATTGACTTCGGGAAACAAACTTTCTACATCGTAGGGATCGTCATCGACAATCTCTCGGCGAATCCATTTTTTTAAGCTACGATGCAAGGAAGATATTGTCATAGACTCTATTATCAAAGGAAAGCGATATTTAAAACTTTGAGTAAAAAACATACTATTCTCCTGACAATACAATGAAGTTAATTCAAACAACAATCTAATGTTTAAAAAATTAAAACTTTGAGCTACTGAATAAAAGTCATGACTTTTCTACTAAATAAATAATTGCAAATAAAATTTAAAGTTTTGTTTAAAAAATCAGATGATAGGTAACTAAGTGCGCTACCACCGAACAATATTAGATTACCAACTGCATATGACAGTCATATGAAGAATATGTGTCGGATCTTTGTAAAGACTACTATTTAATATTCTAGATAGCTAAAGCCTTACCTAATGTTAATTTTAGTCACTTAATGTTGCAATACTCAACGCAAACCTGAGCCATCAATGCAAAAATTGAATACTTTACATTACACATGTGCAATGTTACCAAATACAAGTTTGATAACGAAGAGCACAGGGAAAGTTAATTTGAAATAGCAAAAAAGGGTAGGTTGCCTACCCCAATGAGTGAACTTAGCAGACATCACTCCGATCTGCTGGCTTGTAGATTCTAGTTATGTCATGACGTAAGTTATTTAGGATACAGACGATAGAATCGGAAAAAGAAGTTATCAACGGGCAAAATTTCGATGTCACGAAAGCCTGCGGCTTGGGCATAACGTCGTAAGGTATC contains the following coding sequences:
- the rpsO gene encoding 30S ribosomal protein S15 — its product is MALTQERKQELISSYQVHETDTGSAAVQIAMLTERINRLSEHLKSNKKDHSSRRGLLKIIGQRKRLLSYLQTEDREQYQNLIGRLGIRG
- a CDS encoding PAM68 family protein, whose translation is MTPEPENKRLPFEPSKKRQKTAKTKKAPVVKSKEVETKNKQEPQVTREQMAVPKVVSDRMARRMAAFCGVPTALGMTTFIVSYLIVSNGWFKLPTVAVLLVSTGFFGLGVLGLSYGVISASWDEETVGSLLGWQEFTSNWGRILSAWRSRRQKKSSEF
- the aroF gene encoding 3-deoxy-7-phosphoheptulonate synthase; amino-acid sequence: MIVVMKIGSPEVEIARISEELTTWGLTPEKIVGKHKVVIGLVGDTASLDPLQLQEISPWIEQVLRVEQPFKRVSREFRHGEASEVAVETPNGTVYFGQHHPVVVVAGPCSVENEAMIVETARRVQAAGATFLRGGAYKPRTSPYAFQGHGESALELLAAAREASGLGIITEVMDAADLDKIVEVADVVQVGARNMQNFSLLKKVGAQPKPVLLKRGMSATIEEWLMAAEYILAAGNPNVILCERGIRTFDRQYARNTLDLAVIPVLRSLTHLPIMIDPSHGTGKAEYVPAMSLAAVAAGTDSLMIEVHPNPAKALSDGPQSLTPERFDSLMQELSVIGKAVSRWQEPAIALSR
- a CDS encoding DUF1517 domain-containing protein translates to MNAWRDRLNRMTNRTRFVVCRIFVHLAGSDVAPLLGILNRTAREAIDTEGDLEVLGEGLVEVCQSLLQYDEYWLSAANEGDVFWDEGEAGDYFNELFTDSAQRYLSEVDLDGDADLNEPLSLPATRNVVVMVTAAFEGEVPELETNLADVTALKAGLKALINLHYQEKLRGIQVHFSPAQFGDELTNDQLLQYFPELVPL
- a CDS encoding prephenate/arogenate dehydrogenase is translated as MNIGIVGLGLIGGSLGLDLRLQGYRVLGVSRREQTCEQAIACGAVDTASVDLATLKATDLIIICTHIAAILPTVQQLIPHLSPATVLTDVGSVKVPVVEAIAPLWENFVGGHPMAGKSESGLGAAQKQLFVNNPYVLTPIASTPASAVQIVEEVARSLQAKIYHCRPEDHDRAVSWISHLPVMVSTNLIAACMSESNPEVLTLAQNLASSGFRDTSRVGGGNSELGVMMARYNRQELLRSLQYYRQHLDDLIAIVEQENWEALEQQLKSTHAARTRFLKE
- a CDS encoding HhoA/HhoB/HtrA family serine endopeptidase — protein: MDNNPQETRQLHHNSSISPWRKTASYVSMMLLGAGVAFSGSNLATRMQSSSISTPISPAIAAPIPTTDPNFVANVVERVGPAVVRIESSRTVTTRVPDVFDDPFFRRFFGSQIPRTQQRVQQGTGSGFIISADGRILTNAHVVDGARSVSVVLNDGRRFTGQVLGTDPVTDVAVIKIDAARLPTLTMGNSDQLRPGEFAIAIGNPLGLDNTVTTGIISATGRTSNQVGVADKRVQFIQTDAAINPGNSGGPLLNARGEVIGMNTAILRGAQGLGFAIPINTAQNISNQLIANGRVEHPYVGVQMVALSPELRQEINSNPNNGLRITDDRGVLIVRVLPGSPAARAGLRAGDVIRRVNGQEAATAEVVQRAVENTRVGGQLQLEVSRGGRNVNLALNTGAFPSQLQSQN